From Pulveribacter suum, a single genomic window includes:
- a CDS encoding VOC family protein, translated as MIDHTGVAVRDFTASRAFYTQALAPLGYGLLAEFTAAVTGHTDVAGFGEHGKPGFWISRGTPNQPPVHVAIRAGSRAMVDAFHQAALAAGGRDNGAPGLRPHYHPHYYGAFVLDPDGHNIEAVCHEAP; from the coding sequence ATGATCGATCACACCGGCGTCGCCGTGCGCGACTTCACGGCCAGCCGTGCGTTCTACACGCAGGCGCTGGCGCCGTTGGGCTATGGCCTGCTGGCGGAATTCACCGCCGCCGTGACCGGACACACCGACGTGGCCGGCTTTGGCGAGCACGGCAAGCCGGGCTTCTGGATCAGCCGCGGCACACCCAACCAGCCGCCCGTCCACGTGGCGATCCGCGCCGGCTCGCGCGCCATGGTGGACGCCTTCCACCAGGCGGCCCTGGCCGCGGGCGGCAGGGACAATGGCGCGCCTGGGCTGCGCCCGCACTACCACCCGCATTACTACGGCGCCTTCGTTCTGGACCCGGACGGGCACAACATCGAAGCCGTCTGCCACGAGGCGCCGTGA
- a CDS encoding STAS domain-containing protein, with amino-acid sequence MIHFSDIVSGALQGEQQATVLQQWLQAASAAGLQKTKAMEGEAQAIANALGQALRSGARVDAFGESAWAELHQVLADLSRSRAAQGQSAGDTSVFVLALKKPLLDVLQRELSGADAAAVASSFWELTQMVDRMAQLTATTFQKAREDIIVRQQEELLELSTPVVKLWEGVLAVPMIGTLDSNRTQVVMETLLQRIVETGSELAIIDITGVPTVDTLVAQHLLKTVTAIRLMGADCIISGIRPQIAQTIVHLGIDLQGIVTKATLADALAVAMQQSGWQVTRKA; translated from the coding sequence ATGATTCATTTTTCCGACATCGTGAGCGGCGCGCTGCAAGGCGAACAGCAGGCCACCGTGCTCCAGCAATGGCTGCAGGCCGCGTCGGCTGCCGGCCTGCAAAAGACCAAAGCGATGGAAGGCGAGGCCCAGGCCATCGCGAACGCGCTCGGACAGGCACTGCGCTCCGGCGCCCGGGTGGATGCATTCGGCGAAAGCGCATGGGCGGAACTGCACCAGGTGCTGGCCGACCTGTCGCGCTCGCGCGCGGCTCAGGGGCAAAGCGCCGGCGACACCAGCGTGTTCGTGCTGGCACTCAAGAAGCCCTTGCTGGACGTGCTCCAGCGCGAGCTTTCCGGAGCCGATGCCGCCGCCGTGGCGTCTTCGTTTTGGGAACTGACCCAGATGGTGGACCGCATGGCCCAGCTGACGGCTACGACGTTTCAGAAAGCCCGCGAGGACATCATCGTGCGCCAGCAGGAGGAACTGCTGGAGCTGTCCACCCCGGTCGTCAAGCTGTGGGAGGGCGTGCTGGCCGTGCCGATGATCGGCACGCTGGACAGCAACCGCACGCAGGTGGTGATGGAAACGCTGCTGCAAAGGATCGTGGAGACAGGTTCGGAGCTGGCCATCATCGACATCACGGGCGTGCCCACCGTGGACACTCTGGTGGCGCAGCACCTGCTCAAGACGGTCACCGCCATCCGCCTCATGGGGGCCGACTGCATCATCAGCGGCATCCGTCCCCAGATCGCGCAGACCATCGTGCACCTGGGCATCGACCTGCAGGGCATCGTGACCAAGGCCACGCTGGCCGACGCCCTCGCGGTGGCGATGCAGCAGTCCGGCTGGCAGGTCACGCGCAAGGCCTGA
- a CDS encoding anti-sigma regulatory factor: protein MSVDTSGSLPLASEQHIVASRQVVRQLCQQIKLSLVEQTKMITAASELSRNTLIHGGGGSMHWELLERDGRSGLRLCFEDRGPGIPDLKLAMSDGWTSGSGMGLGLPGSKRLVSDFEIDTVPGQGTRVSITKWK, encoded by the coding sequence TTGTCAGTTGACACTTCCGGCTCGCTGCCGCTGGCGTCCGAGCAGCACATCGTTGCCAGCCGCCAGGTCGTGCGCCAGCTGTGCCAGCAGATCAAGCTGTCGCTGGTCGAGCAGACCAAGATGATCACGGCGGCAAGCGAGCTGTCGCGCAATACGCTCATCCACGGCGGCGGGGGCAGCATGCACTGGGAGCTTCTCGAGCGTGACGGGCGCAGTGGCCTCAGGCTCTGCTTTGAGGACCGCGGCCCGGGCATCCCCGATCTGAAGCTGGCCATGTCCGACGGCTGGACGTCCGGCTCCGGCATGGGCCTGGGCCTGCCCGGCAGCAAGCGGCTGGTGAGCGACTTCGAGATCGACACCGTGCCGGGGCAGGGGACACGCGTGAGCATCACCAAGTGGAAGTGA
- a CDS encoding ATP-binding protein: MEVIRGWSHRSFQITDPSCVGEARRFCAKAVQHWGWADADAGRLALIVTELGTNLQRHAKGGALWIAIKEQLREVEVLALDNGPGIADVTRALQDGVSTGSGSPGTGLGGIRRLADDFDLYSAANGTLCLARVRASGQATVGCPAVGAVSLCAPGEIVCGDAWAFAQGDAGEVALLVADGLGHGVHAAEAAQAAVDVFAQAPFASLEASMHETHAALQTTRGAALFLLRLEAPTQVRHTGAGNVLGRLLSGVADRTLLTQHGTAGVQVRRPEISCTELPAHGVAVLYSDGVISRWKSDELHPLLSRDPALLAAAICWRHGRGRDDATVVVFKPGDGLD; encoded by the coding sequence GTGGAAGTGATCCGTGGCTGGAGCCACCGCTCCTTTCAGATCACCGATCCGAGCTGCGTAGGCGAGGCCCGGCGATTTTGTGCCAAGGCCGTGCAGCACTGGGGCTGGGCAGATGCCGATGCGGGCCGGCTGGCCCTCATCGTGACCGAGCTGGGCACCAATTTGCAGCGCCACGCCAAGGGCGGCGCGCTGTGGATCGCCATCAAGGAGCAGCTCCGTGAGGTGGAGGTGCTGGCGCTGGACAACGGTCCCGGAATTGCCGATGTGACGCGGGCGCTGCAGGATGGGGTGTCCACCGGCTCCGGTTCACCGGGCACCGGCCTGGGCGGCATCCGCCGGCTGGCCGATGATTTCGACCTGTACTCCGCTGCCAACGGTACCCTGTGCCTGGCGCGTGTGCGCGCGTCCGGGCAGGCCACCGTGGGTTGTCCCGCTGTGGGCGCCGTGAGCCTGTGCGCTCCCGGCGAGATCGTATGCGGCGATGCCTGGGCCTTTGCGCAGGGCGACGCGGGCGAGGTGGCGCTGCTGGTGGCCGATGGGCTGGGCCACGGGGTGCATGCCGCCGAGGCGGCGCAGGCGGCCGTCGACGTGTTTGCGCAAGCGCCATTTGCTTCGCTGGAAGCGAGCATGCACGAGACCCACGCCGCGCTGCAGACCACGCGCGGCGCGGCACTGTTCCTGCTGCGCCTGGAGGCCCCGACGCAGGTGCGCCATACCGGGGCGGGCAACGTACTGGGCCGCCTGCTGTCGGGCGTCGCGGACCGCACGCTGCTGACCCAGCACGGCACGGCCGGCGTACAGGTGCGCAGGCCTGAGATCTCCTGCACCGAGCTGCCCGCGCACGGGGTGGCGGTGCTGTACAGCGACGGCGTGATATCGCGCTGGAAGAGCGACGAACTTCACCCCTTGCTGTCGCGCGATCCAGCCCTGCTGGCCGCCGCAATCTGCTGGCGGCATGGACGTGGACGGGACGACGCCACGGTGGTCGTTTTCAAACCAGGAGACGGGCTTGACTGA
- a CDS encoding sensor histidine kinase: MVPTQAPGADAEALRQEVEALRAEVEETNRGVVALYAELDQQAEQLQQATQLKSRFLSYMSHEFRTPIGAALSITRLLLDRVDGPLTGEQERQVKFIESTCQEFSNMVDDLLDLAKIEAGRLDISPAWFEMMDLFVALRGMFKPILANAELNLVFEDPQGLTRLYTDDRKLSQILRNFISNALKFTPHGEVRVAARTEGDGMVRFSVSDTGIGIAQEHLAHLFNDFSQVDSPIQKRLRGTGLGLALSRHLSTLLGGYVEAQSELGRGSVFSVVVPIEWDASAPR; this comes from the coding sequence ATGGTTCCAACGCAGGCGCCGGGCGCCGACGCCGAGGCGCTGCGCCAGGAGGTGGAGGCCCTGCGCGCAGAGGTCGAGGAGACCAACCGCGGCGTCGTGGCGCTGTATGCCGAACTCGACCAGCAGGCCGAGCAACTGCAGCAGGCCACGCAGCTCAAGAGCCGGTTCCTGTCGTACATGAGCCATGAGTTCCGCACGCCCATCGGGGCCGCGCTCAGCATCACCCGGCTGCTGCTCGACCGGGTGGACGGGCCGCTGACGGGCGAGCAGGAGCGGCAGGTGAAGTTCATCGAAAGCACCTGCCAGGAGTTCTCCAACATGGTGGACGACCTGCTGGACTTGGCGAAGATCGAGGCAGGCCGGCTGGACATATCGCCCGCATGGTTCGAGATGATGGACCTGTTCGTCGCGCTGCGTGGAATGTTCAAGCCTATCCTGGCGAACGCGGAGTTGAACCTGGTGTTCGAGGATCCGCAGGGCCTCACGCGGCTCTATACCGATGACCGCAAGCTCTCGCAGATTCTGCGCAACTTCATCTCGAACGCGCTGAAGTTCACGCCCCACGGAGAGGTGCGCGTGGCCGCGCGGACTGAAGGGGACGGCATGGTGCGCTTTTCCGTATCCGATACCGGCATCGGCATTGCGCAGGAGCACTTGGCGCATCTGTTCAATGATTTTTCCCAGGTGGACTCGCCCATCCAGAAGCGGTTGCGGGGCACCGGGCTGGGCCTGGCGCTGAGCCGGCACCTTTCGACTCTTCTAGGCGGCTATGTGGAAGCCCAGAGCGAGCTGGGCCGTGGTTCTGTCTTCTCGGTGGTGGTTCCGATAGAGTGGGATGCTTCGGCGCCCCGTTGA
- a CDS encoding response regulator: MSTSGFVSLSIDRGRHTVLVVDDNPATRYSTSRVLKAAGFQTLEAETGGAAIAMAHENISAVVLDVHLPDMDGFEVCRVLRADPRTAFTPVIHLSAAYVESAHKIAGLNAGADAYMVHPAEPALLVATLQALIRARMAEERVRDSEKQFRAIYDKAPVAIMLVDAEGRFADVNPQAEELFQRSRAELMGTEIAALAPHSWADVVKKRFQDNGTSSWEAEFPLLKADGREMMLNWTMSDHVEPSLHIGIVTDLTERRDFEQRRQDLLEREQAARVLAERHSRTKDDFVAVLSHELRTPLTLITGWVHMMRRANGTPETVTRGLDAIERGAKAQGRIISDILDVSRLASGKLRLHREWANPLELVRTSLDALQDQALDKGVELKVESSGAEMPAWLDTTRFQQIVWNLTTNAIKFSKCPGVVTLRLARAEDELMLTVQDQGCGIDAAFLPFLFDRFTQNDTPGNRAHGGLGLGMSIVKHLSELHGGTVRAYSEGVDRGTLMTVRLNVAHKEGAAAEQKSETSLQQEGRLLRGRDILIVEDNLDTGEMLKVVLADEGAKVRLASDYESALREFQAAWPELLVSDIGLPGRDGYDLITTVRQWERESGKSPIRAIALTAFARPQDREHALAAGFNRHLDKPLQPHVLINALVSE, from the coding sequence ATGTCTACATCCGGCTTCGTCTCTCTTTCCATCGATCGCGGCAGGCACACCGTGCTGGTGGTCGATGACAACCCTGCAACGCGCTACTCCACATCGCGGGTGTTGAAGGCCGCGGGTTTTCAGACCCTGGAAGCGGAAACGGGTGGGGCCGCCATTGCCATGGCGCACGAGAACATCTCTGCCGTGGTGCTGGACGTGCATTTGCCGGACATGGATGGCTTCGAGGTGTGCCGCGTGCTGCGCGCCGATCCCCGGACGGCGTTCACCCCCGTCATTCACCTGTCAGCCGCCTATGTGGAGAGCGCGCACAAGATCGCGGGCCTGAACGCAGGCGCCGATGCCTACATGGTGCATCCGGCAGAGCCGGCCCTGCTGGTGGCCACGCTGCAGGCGCTCATCCGGGCACGCATGGCGGAGGAGCGCGTACGCGACAGCGAAAAGCAGTTCCGCGCCATCTATGACAAAGCGCCCGTGGCCATCATGCTGGTGGATGCCGAGGGGCGCTTTGCGGATGTGAACCCCCAAGCCGAGGAGCTGTTCCAAAGGAGCCGGGCCGAGCTGATGGGTACCGAGATCGCAGCCCTGGCGCCCCACTCGTGGGCGGACGTCGTCAAGAAGCGCTTCCAGGACAACGGCACTTCGTCGTGGGAGGCGGAGTTTCCGCTGCTCAAGGCCGATGGCCGCGAGATGATGCTCAACTGGACCATGTCGGACCACGTCGAGCCGAGCCTGCACATCGGCATCGTGACGGATCTGACCGAGCGCAGGGATTTCGAGCAGCGGCGCCAGGACCTGCTGGAGCGCGAGCAGGCTGCCCGGGTGCTGGCCGAGCGGCACAGCCGCACCAAGGACGATTTCGTGGCCGTGCTGTCGCACGAGCTGCGCACCCCCCTGACCCTCATCACCGGCTGGGTGCACATGATGCGCCGCGCCAACGGCACGCCGGAAACCGTGACGCGCGGCCTGGATGCCATCGAACGCGGCGCCAAGGCGCAGGGGCGCATCATCTCGGACATCCTCGATGTCTCCCGCCTGGCGTCGGGCAAGCTGCGCCTGCACAGGGAGTGGGCCAACCCCCTGGAGCTGGTGCGCACTTCCCTGGATGCGCTGCAGGACCAGGCCCTCGACAAGGGCGTTGAGCTGAAGGTCGAGTCCAGCGGCGCCGAAATGCCCGCGTGGCTGGATACGACGCGGTTTCAGCAGATCGTCTGGAACCTCACCACCAACGCCATCAAATTTTCCAAGTGCCCGGGAGTCGTCACTTTGCGGCTCGCCCGTGCCGAGGATGAGTTGATGCTCACCGTGCAGGACCAGGGTTGCGGGATTGACGCGGCATTCCTGCCTTTCCTTTTTGACCGCTTCACGCAAAACGACACGCCAGGCAACCGCGCCCACGGCGGCCTGGGTCTGGGCATGTCGATAGTTAAGCACCTGTCAGAGCTGCATGGCGGCACCGTCCGTGCCTACAGCGAGGGTGTGGACAGAGGTACCCTGATGACCGTCCGCCTGAACGTGGCCCACAAGGAAGGGGCGGCTGCAGAGCAAAAGAGTGAGACGTCCCTCCAGCAGGAAGGGCGTCTTCTTCGCGGCAGGGACATTCTGATCGTCGAGGACAACCTGGACACCGGCGAGATGCTGAAGGTGGTTCTGGCGGATGAAGGGGCAAAGGTTCGGCTCGCGTCGGACTATGAATCCGCCCTGCGCGAATTCCAGGCCGCATGGCCTGAGCTGCTGGTCAGCGATATCGGCCTGCCCGGACGTGACGGCTACGACCTCATCACGACGGTGCGCCAGTGGGAGCGAGAGTCCGGCAAGTCGCCCATCCGCGCCATCGCGCTTACCGCGTTCGCGCGCCCGCAAGACCGCGAACATGCGCTGGCGGCAGGCTTCAACCGCCACCTGGACAAGCCTTTGCAACCCCACGTGCTGATCAACGCCTTGGTGAGCGAGTGA
- a CDS encoding STAS domain-containing protein → MERIPILRMGETLLVTIQVDMQDQTALALQEDLAERIAKTGASGVMIDISALEIVDSFVGRMLASISGIARILSATTVVVGMQPAVAITLVELGLSLEGVKTALDVERGMALLRQASGESSFVS, encoded by the coding sequence ATGGAGCGTATTCCGATCCTGCGCATGGGCGAAACCCTGCTGGTCACCATCCAGGTGGACATGCAGGACCAGACCGCCCTGGCGCTTCAGGAGGACCTGGCCGAGCGCATCGCCAAGACGGGCGCCAGCGGCGTGATGATCGACATCTCGGCCCTGGAGATCGTCGATTCGTTCGTCGGGCGGATGCTGGCCAGCATCTCGGGCATTGCACGCATCCTGTCAGCGACGACGGTGGTGGTGGGCATGCAGCCCGCGGTGGCCATCACGCTGGTGGAACTCGGGCTCTCCCTGGAGGGCGTGAAGACGGCTCTCGACGTGGAGCGCGGCATGGCACTGCTGCGCCAGGCGAGCGGGGAGAGCAGCTTTGTCAGTTGA
- a CDS encoding serine hydrolase domain-containing protein, with the protein MSGRIGRIALGTAALLTAAAVGYWFSLDKETRGLLKTLPTNRDLLFWTQEQRDAAFRAMDRLPVLAQWRTMHASGTPRTLPQGEPLALPLDVDAYLQAQHAAALLIVQGGKLRLERYGLGFDGSGRWTSFSVAKSFTSTLAGAALKDGFIKSLDDKISDYLPDLRGSAYDAVSVRQLLTMTSGVAWDEDYADPQSDVARFNNHQPEAGVDALVSYMRQLPRAAPAGERWNYSTGETNLVGVLVSQATGKPLAQYLEEKVWRPAGMEQQGTWLLSKTGQEISGCCIQAAARDYARFGQFILEGARSEGTSVLPTDWLEQATRKQADIDVPGRGYGYQWWTYDDGSFAARGIFGQGIFIDPARQLVIVSNADWSGGARDPVALPAREAFYRAVQQAVDGEAAR; encoded by the coding sequence ATGAGCGGGCGGATCGGGCGCATTGCCCTGGGCACCGCCGCCCTTCTGACGGCGGCGGCCGTGGGCTACTGGTTCAGCCTGGACAAGGAAACGCGCGGCCTGCTCAAGACGCTGCCCACCAACCGCGACCTGCTGTTTTGGACGCAGGAGCAGCGCGACGCGGCCTTTCGGGCCATGGACCGGCTGCCCGTGCTGGCCCAGTGGCGCACCATGCACGCCAGCGGCACGCCGCGCACCCTGCCCCAGGGCGAGCCGCTGGCGCTGCCCCTGGACGTGGACGCCTACCTGCAGGCGCAGCACGCCGCCGCCCTGCTCATCGTGCAGGGCGGCAAGCTGCGGCTGGAGCGCTACGGCCTGGGGTTTGACGGCAGCGGGCGCTGGACCAGCTTCTCGGTGGCCAAGTCCTTCACCTCCACGCTGGCCGGCGCGGCGCTGAAAGACGGCTTCATCAAGAGCCTGGACGACAAGATCAGCGACTATCTGCCCGACCTGCGCGGATCGGCCTACGACGCGGTGAGCGTGCGCCAGCTCTTGACCATGACCTCGGGCGTGGCCTGGGACGAGGACTACGCCGACCCGCAATCCGACGTGGCGCGCTTCAACAACCACCAGCCCGAAGCCGGCGTGGACGCGCTGGTCAGCTACATGCGCCAGCTGCCGCGCGCCGCGCCCGCCGGCGAGCGCTGGAACTACAGCACCGGCGAGACCAACCTGGTCGGCGTGCTGGTCAGCCAGGCCACGGGCAAGCCGCTGGCGCAGTACCTGGAAGAGAAAGTATGGCGCCCGGCCGGCATGGAGCAGCAGGGCACCTGGCTGCTGAGCAAGACCGGCCAGGAGATCAGCGGCTGCTGCATCCAGGCGGCCGCGCGCGACTACGCGCGCTTTGGCCAGTTCATCCTGGAGGGCGCGCGCTCGGAGGGCACGTCCGTCCTGCCCACGGACTGGCTGGAGCAGGCCACGCGCAAGCAGGCTGACATCGATGTACCGGGGCGCGGCTACGGCTACCAGTGGTGGACGTACGACGACGGCAGCTTCGCCGCGCGCGGCATCTTCGGCCAGGGCATCTTCATTGACCCGGCGCGCCAGCTGGTCATCGTGTCCAACGCCGACTGGAGCGGCGGCGCGCGCGACCCCGTGGCCCTGCCGGCGCGCGAGGCGTTCTACCGCGCCGTGCAGCAGGCAGTGGACGGCGAGGCCGCCCGCTGA
- the polA gene encoding DNA polymerase I, which yields MSDPQTLLLVDGSSYLYRAYHAMPDLRAVPGDPTSPATGAIRGMVNMLAALQKEVPAAYAACIFDASGPTFRDALYGDYKANRAAMPDDLRAQVAPIHEVVRLLGWPLLCIKGVEADDVIGTLARHAAARGLRVVIASGDKDLSQLVDERVMVVDTMSGKRRDVAGVTAEFGVPPSLMVDFQTLVGDAVDNVPGVPKVGPKTAAKWLAEHGSLDALIANAHTIKGVAGENLRGALPWLPTGRQLVTIKTDCDLSDALAGFPDAIDSIAVGAQQTGALRDFYERYGFRTLAHALQAGPDGATPAQAGESATAVAEAAQQREVRYETLLDWEQFEQWLARIQAAPLVALDTETTSLDELRARIVGLSFSVEPGSAAYIPLAHDGPGAPEQLPLDEVLARLKPWLEDPAAPKLGQHVKYDRHVLANHGIEVRGYVHDTMLQSYVLEVHKPHGLSSLAERHTGRTGLTYEDLCGKGAKQIPFSQVAVEQAAAYACEDSDQTLDVHRVLWPQLEGEPKLRTIYELEIACSETLFRIERNGVLIDAGALAAQSRDLGQRIVALETQAYEIAGQPFNLGSPKQLGEIFFDKLGMPVIKKTATGARSTDEEVLEKLAEDYPLPATLLEHRSLCKLKGTYTDKLGQLADPRTGRVHTHYAQAVAVTGRLSSNEPNLQNIPIRTAEGRRIREAFVAPPGRLIASCDYSQIELRIMAHISGDEALLAAFTHGLDVHRATAAEVFGVGLDQVSSEQRRYAKTINFGLIYGMSSFGLAKSLGIGTAAAKNYIDRYFERYPGVKRYMDLTRLEAKERGFVETVFGRRLVLPEINSPNGPRRAAAERAAINAPMQGTAADLIKMAMVQVQQELDRERPEVLMVMQVHDELVFELPEGEREWVRTEVPRIMAEVAQLKVPLLAEVGFGSNWDEAH from the coding sequence ATGAGCGACCCCCAAACCCTGCTGCTGGTGGACGGTTCCAGCTATCTGTACCGCGCCTACCACGCCATGCCCGACCTGCGCGCCGTGCCGGGCGACCCGACCAGCCCCGCCACTGGTGCCATCCGCGGCATGGTCAACATGCTGGCCGCGCTGCAAAAGGAAGTGCCCGCCGCCTACGCCGCCTGCATCTTCGACGCCAGCGGTCCCACCTTCCGCGACGCGCTGTACGGCGACTACAAGGCCAACCGCGCCGCCATGCCCGATGACCTGCGCGCGCAGGTCGCGCCCATCCACGAGGTGGTGCGCCTGCTGGGCTGGCCGCTGCTGTGCATCAAGGGCGTGGAGGCGGACGACGTGATCGGCACGCTGGCCCGGCACGCGGCCGCGCGCGGCCTGCGCGTGGTGATCGCCAGCGGCGACAAGGACCTGTCGCAGCTGGTGGACGAGCGCGTCATGGTGGTGGACACCATGAGCGGCAAGCGCCGCGACGTGGCCGGCGTGACGGCCGAGTTCGGCGTGCCGCCTTCGCTGATGGTGGACTTCCAGACGCTGGTGGGCGACGCCGTGGACAACGTGCCCGGGGTACCGAAGGTCGGGCCCAAGACGGCCGCCAAGTGGCTGGCGGAGCACGGCTCGCTGGACGCACTGATTGCCAACGCCCACACCATCAAGGGCGTGGCCGGTGAGAACCTGCGCGGCGCGCTGCCCTGGCTGCCTACGGGGCGCCAGCTGGTCACCATCAAGACCGACTGCGACCTGTCGGATGCCCTGGCGGGCTTTCCGGACGCTATTGATTCGATAGCTGTCGGCGCACAGCAGACGGGCGCTTTGCGCGATTTTTATGAAAGGTATGGCTTTCGCACGCTGGCTCACGCGCTGCAGGCCGGCCCGGACGGGGCGACACCTGCCCAAGCCGGCGAAAGCGCCACCGCCGTCGCCGAGGCCGCGCAGCAGCGCGAGGTGCGCTACGAGACCCTTTTGGACTGGGAGCAGTTCGAGCAGTGGCTGGCGCGCATCCAGGCTGCGCCGCTGGTGGCGCTCGATACCGAAACCACGTCGCTGGACGAGCTGCGCGCGCGCATCGTCGGCCTGAGCTTCAGCGTGGAGCCGGGCAGCGCTGCCTACATCCCGCTGGCGCACGACGGCCCGGGCGCGCCCGAGCAGCTGCCTTTGGATGAAGTGCTGGCGCGCCTCAAGCCCTGGCTGGAAGACCCGGCCGCGCCCAAGCTGGGCCAGCACGTCAAGTACGACCGCCACGTGCTGGCCAACCACGGCATCGAGGTGCGCGGCTACGTGCACGACACCATGCTGCAAAGCTACGTGCTGGAGGTGCACAAGCCGCACGGGCTGTCCAGCCTGGCCGAGCGCCACACCGGCCGCACCGGGCTGACCTACGAAGACCTGTGCGGCAAGGGCGCCAAGCAGATCCCGTTTTCGCAGGTGGCGGTGGAGCAGGCGGCGGCCTATGCCTGCGAAGATTCCGACCAGACGCTGGACGTGCACCGCGTGCTGTGGCCGCAGCTGGAGGGCGAGCCGAAACTGCGCACCATCTATGAGCTGGAGATCGCCTGCAGCGAGACGCTGTTTCGCATCGAGCGCAATGGCGTGCTGATCGACGCCGGCGCCCTGGCTGCGCAAAGCCGCGACCTGGGCCAGCGCATCGTGGCGCTGGAGACGCAGGCCTACGAAATCGCCGGCCAGCCGTTCAACCTGGGAAGCCCCAAGCAGCTGGGCGAGATCTTCTTCGACAAGCTGGGCATGCCGGTCATCAAGAAGACCGCCACCGGCGCGCGCTCGACGGACGAGGAGGTGCTGGAAAAGCTCGCCGAGGACTACCCGCTGCCCGCCACGCTGCTGGAGCACCGGTCCTTGTGCAAGCTCAAGGGCACCTACACCGACAAGCTGGGCCAGCTGGCCGATCCGCGCACCGGCCGCGTGCACACGCACTATGCGCAGGCCGTGGCGGTCACAGGCCGACTGTCCAGCAACGAGCCCAACCTGCAGAACATCCCCATCCGCACAGCGGAAGGCCGGCGCATCCGCGAGGCCTTTGTTGCCCCGCCCGGACGCCTGATCGCCAGCTGCGACTACAGCCAGATCGAGCTGCGCATCATGGCGCACATCAGCGGCGACGAGGCGCTGCTGGCCGCCTTCACCCACGGTCTGGACGTGCACCGCGCCACGGCCGCCGAGGTGTTCGGCGTGGGGCTGGATCAGGTGAGCAGCGAGCAGCGCCGCTACGCCAAGACCATCAACTTCGGCCTGATCTACGGCATGAGCAGCTTCGGCCTGGCCAAGAGTCTGGGCATCGGCACGGCGGCGGCCAAGAACTACATCGACCGCTACTTCGAGCGCTACCCCGGCGTGAAGCGCTACATGGACCTGACGCGACTGGAAGCCAAGGAGCGCGGCTTCGTCGAGACGGTGTTCGGCCGCCGCCTGGTGCTGCCCGAGATCAATTCGCCCAACGGCCCCCGGCGCGCCGCCGCCGAGCGCGCCGCCATCAATGCGCCCATGCAGGGCACGGCCGCCGACCTGATCAAGATGGCCATGGTGCAGGTGCAGCAGGAGCTGGACCGTGAGCGGCCCGAGGTGCTGATGGTCATGCAGGTGCACGACGAACTGGTGTTCGAGCTGCCCGAAGGCGAGCGCGAGTGGGTGCGAACGGAAGTCCCGCGCATCATGGCCGAGGTGGCGCAGCTCAAGGTGCCACTGTTGGCGGAAGTGGGTTTTGGCAGCAACTGGGACGAGGCGCACTGA
- a CDS encoding cupin domain-containing protein has product MKVIRSRDFTADRPWGALDIANMNGVTTRLHWTDQPYRWHVNDGEEVFAVLDGRVEMRWRDGGQEQRAVLETGDVFHARVGTEHVAHPIGAARVLVVEREGTV; this is encoded by the coding sequence ATGAAAGTCATCCGCTCCCGCGACTTCACGGCCGACCGCCCCTGGGGCGCTCTGGACATCGCCAACATGAACGGCGTCACCACGCGGCTGCACTGGACGGACCAGCCTTACCGCTGGCACGTCAACGATGGCGAGGAAGTGTTCGCCGTGCTCGACGGGCGCGTGGAGATGCGCTGGCGCGACGGTGGCCAGGAGCAGCGCGCCGTGCTAGAAACAGGCGACGTGTTCCATGCCCGGGTGGGTACCGAACACGTGGCGCACCCGATCGGCGCGGCGCGCGTGCTGGTCGTGGAGCGCGAGGGCACCGTGTGA